The Alistipes sp. ZOR0009 genome window below encodes:
- a CDS encoding HIT family protein, whose amino-acid sequence MADYQSSTKEGKCLFCEIVKGSIPTPGIFWEDDEFMAFLSIFPSVEGFTVLVPKQHYGSDCLALPDDVLQRLIIASKKVSKILLHHFENVGRVGLIMEGTGVDHAHIKLVPMHGTGHMKEGVWKQYLSQRTDYFDKYEGYIISTDGPQADPDKIKRLAEDLKKRSEIE is encoded by the coding sequence ATGGCAGACTACCAATCCTCGACCAAAGAAGGGAAATGCCTCTTCTGCGAAATAGTAAAGGGGAGCATCCCAACCCCAGGTATCTTTTGGGAAGATGACGAGTTTATGGCATTTTTATCCATATTCCCGAGTGTAGAAGGATTTACCGTGCTTGTACCCAAGCAGCATTACGGAAGCGACTGCCTAGCGCTGCCCGACGATGTGCTACAGCGGCTTATTATTGCGAGCAAAAAGGTATCGAAAATACTGCTACACCATTTCGAAAATGTCGGCCGGGTTGGCTTAATAATGGAAGGGACGGGAGTAGACCACGCTCACATTAAGCTTGTACCTATGCATGGAACAGGACATATGAAGGAGGGCGTTTGGAAGCAGTATCTGAGCCAAAGAACGGACTACTTTGATAAGTATGAAGGGTACATAATCTCGACAGATGGGCCGCAGGCCGATCCTGATAAGATTAAAAGGCTGGCAGAAGACCTGAAAAAGAGGTCGGAGATTGAGTAA
- the map gene encoding type I methionyl aminopeptidase produces MLLKNESDLAGMKKASEAVALTLKEMVSYAKPGMSTLELDEYGRTLLEKFGAKSAPYLTYKFPGWTCISIRNEFCHGIPSKNKILQEGDLVNIDVSAELDGFWSDNGASFVLGNDINRHQPLVEASKEILKKAISSIKGGVRISEIGYLIETEAKKRGYKVIKNLTGHGVGRSLHEEPHEIANFKDKSNREFFKKNSVVAVETFIATHSTFAIPQKDGWTMIGNLGGYMAQHEHTLVVTDSEPIILTEMNGIWE; encoded by the coding sequence ATGCTACTAAAAAACGAGAGCGACCTAGCAGGAATGAAAAAGGCAAGCGAAGCCGTTGCCTTAACGCTAAAAGAAATGGTGAGCTACGCCAAGCCGGGAATGTCGACCTTAGAGCTGGATGAGTACGGCAGAACGCTGCTGGAAAAGTTTGGCGCGAAATCGGCCCCCTACCTAACCTACAAGTTTCCGGGGTGGACGTGTATTAGCATCAGAAACGAATTTTGCCACGGAATACCATCAAAAAATAAGATACTACAGGAGGGAGACCTCGTAAACATTGATGTTTCGGCCGAGCTGGATGGCTTTTGGTCGGATAACGGAGCCTCTTTTGTCCTTGGTAACGACATTAATCGGCACCAGCCGCTGGTAGAAGCCTCGAAGGAGATCCTAAAAAAGGCAATATCAAGCATAAAAGGAGGTGTACGTATCTCGGAAATTGGCTACCTGATAGAAACGGAGGCAAAGAAAAGAGGCTACAAGGTTATCAAAAACCTTACGGGACATGGTGTGGGACGAAGTTTACACGAAGAACCACACGAAATAGCCAACTTTAAGGATAAAAGCAACCGAGAGTTCTTCAAAAAAAACAGCGTAGTGGCAGTAGAAACCTTTATTGCCACGCACTCAACGTTTGCCATTCCCCAAAAAGATGGTTGGACGATGATTGGAAACCTAGGTGGCTACATGGCACAGCACGAGCACACCCTTGTTGTTACCGACTCTGAGCCCATAATACTAACCGAAATGAATGGAATTTGGGAATAG
- a CDS encoding DUF805 domain-containing protein: MKWYLKVFKQYADFSGRARRMEYWMFTLFNIIAICVTIGLDFAIGTFGAITGLYYLFIIIPSLAVCVRRLHDTGKSGWMYFVLLIPIIGGIWLLVLFLTDGDRCENQYGPDPKEIEF, from the coding sequence ATGAAATGGTATCTAAAAGTATTTAAACAGTATGCTGATTTTAGTGGAAGAGCAAGAAGAATGGAGTATTGGATGTTTACCCTATTCAATATTATTGCTATTTGCGTAACTATTGGGTTAGACTTTGCGATAGGAACATTTGGCGCAATTACAGGACTTTACTACTTATTTATCATCATACCTTCGTTAGCAGTATGTGTTAGAAGATTACATGATACAGGTAAAAGTGGTTGGATGTACTTTGTCTTACTTATACCTATTATTGGAGGTATTTGGTTGCTAGTTCTATTCCTAACAGATGGTGATAGATGTGAAAACCAGTACGGTCCAGATCCTAAAGAAATCGAGTTTTAA